The Dehalococcoides mccartyi CG5 genome contains the following window.
TGAGAAACACCGCGCAGAAGGTGTTTCTCTTGTTATCAGCACTGACTGCGGCATTACCGCCATACCTGAAATCAAACGAGCAAACAAAATAGGGCTGGACGTGATAGTCACAGACCACCACACCCCGCTGGACGAACTGCCGCCTGCATATGCCATTATAAACCCCAAAATGCCCTGCTCAACCTACCCCTGTAAAGAGCTTGCCGGAGTTGGGGTGGCTTATAAACTTATACAGGCTTTGTACCGCAACCTAGGGCGGGAGGATGAAGCCAAAGATTTACTGGATTTGGTAGCCATAGGCACGGTTGCGGATATTGTACCCATTCTGGATGAAAACCGTTATCTGGTAAAGGAGGGGGTAAAACTTCTGAATGCAGAACCCCGCCCCGGCCTAATAGAAATGGCCCAGCTTAGCCGCTTGCATCTGGGGGAAATAGAGCCGGAAAGCATTTCATGGATAATGGCACCCCGCCTGAATGCGGCCGGACGGCTGGAACACGCTATGGCCGGATACAAACTGCTTACCGCCACTACTATAAGTGATTCTCAGGAACTGGCACTCTGGCTGGAAAACAAAAATACCGAACGCCAGCAACTAACCGTTCGTTTTGTAGAAAAAGCCAGAGCTATGCTTGATACCCAGTTCCCGCCTGCTCTGCTCATATTCAGTGATGCCGAATGCCCTCAAGGTATCAGCGGACTGGTGGCAGGCAGGCTTTCAGATGAATACTACCGCCCGTCTATTGTCATCAAGACCAATGCTGATTCTGCTACCGGCAGTTGCCGCAGCATACCGGATTTCAATATTATTCAGGCGCTCAACCACTTTGCCCACCTGTTCAGCCATTTTGGCGGACATGCCCAAGCGGCAGGTTTCACATTGCCCATAGAAAATCTGGATGCGTTTGTACAAGGCATTTCCGCTTACGCCGAAGAAATCCTTAGCGGTATGGAATTAAAGCCGTTTATAGATATTGATATTGACACAGACTTAAGCCTGCTCTGCCCGGCCACTTTGCGCGAACTTGAGCGTCTGGCTCCATTCGGAGAGGCAAACCCGAAGCCTGTTTTCCTCAGCCGCGGGCTGAATATTACTGATTACCGGTCAATGGGCAGTAATAACGAACACCTAAAACTACGTATAAAACACAAAGGCCGTTTCTGGGACGGGGTGGCATTCCGCCAAGCCAAAGAACTAAGCAGTTTTCTCCAATCCCCGGTGGATATAGTGTATAATCTTGAACTGGATAAATGGTGCGGAACAGACACCCTCCGCCTGAAGATAATTGACATGGCACCCTCAGGTACCAA
Protein-coding sequences here:
- the recJ gene encoding single-stranded-DNA-specific exonuclease RecJ — protein: MKILANCLWKLKPALPEETGQNFPYPPLISRLLYNRGITTIEAADLFLSPDKRLNHDPFLFPDMEMAVSRIYKALLAGEKIVVYGDFDADGLTATAVLTTGIARLGGNVTPYIPHRITEGYGLKISALEKHRAEGVSLVISTDCGITAIPEIKRANKIGLDVIVTDHHTPLDELPPAYAIINPKMPCSTYPCKELAGVGVAYKLIQALYRNLGREDEAKDLLDLVAIGTVADIVPILDENRYLVKEGVKLLNAEPRPGLIEMAQLSRLHLGEIEPESISWIMAPRLNAAGRLEHAMAGYKLLTATTISDSQELALWLENKNTERQQLTVRFVEKARAMLDTQFPPALLIFSDAECPQGISGLVAGRLSDEYYRPSIVIKTNADSATGSCRSIPDFNIIQALNHFAHLFSHFGGHAQAAGFTLPIENLDAFVQGISAYAEEILSGMELKPFIDIDIDTDLSLLCPATLRELERLAPFGEANPKPVFLSRGLNITDYRSMGSNNEHLKLRIKHKGRFWDGVAFRQAKELSSFLQSPVDIVYNLELDKWCGTDTLRLKIIDMAPSGTKI